One part of the Arabidopsis thaliana chromosome 1 sequence genome encodes these proteins:
- a CDS encoding S-adenosyl-L-methionine-dependent methyltransferases superfamily protein (S-adenosyl-L-methionine-dependent methyltransferases superfamily protein; FUNCTIONS IN: methyltransferase activity, phosphoethanolamine N-methyltransferase activity; INVOLVED IN: metabolic process; EXPRESSED IN: guard cell; CONTAINS InterPro DOMAIN/s: Methyltransferase type 11 (InterPro:IPR013216); BEST Arabidopsis thaliana protein match is: S-adenosyl-L-methionine-dependent methyltransferases superfamily protein (TAIR:AT3G18000.1); Has 22304 Blast hits to 21648 proteins in 2625 species: Archae - 587; Bacteria - 16224; Metazoa - 297; Fungi - 950; Plants - 536; Viruses - 5; Other Eukaryotes - 3705 (source: NCBI BLink).) — MAHSHTNGAISPSFSKDLCEEREIQKNYWKEHSVGLSVEAMMLDSKASDLDKEERPEILAFLPPIEGTTVLEFGAGIGRFTTELAQKAGQVIAVDFIESVIKKNENINGHYKNVKFLCADVTSPNMNFPNESMDLIFSNWLLMYLSDQEVEDLAKKMLQWTKVGGYIFFRESCFHQSGDNKRKYNPTHYREPKFYTKLFKECHMNDEDGNSYELSLVSCKCIGAYVRNKKNQNQICWLWQKVSSDNDRGFQRFLDNVQYKSSGILRYERVFGEGFVSTGGLETTKEFVDMLDLKPGQKVLDVGCGIGGGDFYMAENFDVDVVGIDLSVNMISFALEHAIGLKCSVEFEVADCTKKEYPDNTFDVIYSRDTILHIQDKPALFRRFYKWLKPGGKVLITDYCRSPKTPSPDFAIYIKKRGYDLHDVQAYGQMLRDAGFEEVIAEDRTDQFMKVLKRELDAVEKEKEEFISDFSKEDYEDIIGGWKSKLLRSSSGEQKWGLFIAKRN; from the exons ATGGCTCACAGTCACACTAATGGCGCCatctctccttctttctcCAAAGACTTAT GCGAGGAGCGTGAAATCCAAAAGAATTACTGGAAAGAGCATTCAGTGGGATTGAGTGTTGAAGCTATGATGCTTGATTCCAAAGCTTCTGACCTCGACAAAGAAGAACGTCCTGAG ATACTTGCGTTTCTTCCACCTATTGAAGGGACAACAGTGCTAGAGTTTGGTGCTGGAATTGGTCGTTTTACTACTGAATTAGCTCAGAAGGCCGGCCAGGTCATTGCGGTTGACTTCATTGAAAGTGTTATCAAAAAG AATGAGAACATTAACGGTCACTACAAGAACGTCAAATTTCTGTGCGCTGATGTCACATCACCAAATATGAACTTTCCAAATGAGTCTATGGATCTGATATTCTCCAACTGGCTGCTAATGTATCTCTCTGATCAAGAG GTTGAAGATTTGGCGAAAAAGATGTTACAATGGACAAAGGTTGGCGGGTATATTTTCTTTCGGGAGTCTTGTTTCCATCAGTCTGGTGATAACAAGCGGAAGTACAACCCAACACACTACCGTGAACCTAAATTTTACACAAAG CTTTTCAAAGAATGCCATATGAATGACGAAGATGGGAATTCGTATGAACTCTCTTTGGTTAGCTGTAAATGCATTGGAGCTTAtgtgagaaacaaaaagaaccaGAACCAG ATATGCTGGCTTTGGCAGAAAGTCAGTTCGGATAATGATAGGGGCTTCCAACGCTTCTTGGACAATGTCCAGTATAAGTCTAGTGGTATCTTACGCTATGAGCGTGTCTTTGGAGAAGGGTTTGTTAGCACAGGGGGACTCG AGACAACAAAGGAATTCGTGGATATGCTGGATCTGAAACCTGGCCAAAAAGTTCTAGACGTTGGGTGCGGAATAGGAGGAGGGGACTTCTACATGGCTGAGAACTTTGACGTGGATGTTGTGGGCATTGATCTATCTGTAAACATGATCTCTTTTGCGCTTGAACACGCAATAGGACTCAAATGCTCTGTAGAATTCGAAGTAGCTGATTGCACCAAGAAGGAGTATCCTGATAACACCTTTGATGTTATTTATAGCAGAGACACCATTCTACATATCCAA GACAAGCCAGCATTGTTCAGAAGATTCTACAAATGGTTGAAGCCGGGAGGGAAAGTTCTCATCACTGATTACTGCAGAAGCCCCAAAACCCCATCTCCAGACTTTGCAATCTACATCAAGAAACGAGGTTATGATCTTCATGATGTACAAGCATACGGTCAG ATGCTGAGAGATGCTGGTTTCGAGGAGGTAATCGCGGAGGATAGAACCGATCAG TTCATGAAAGTCCTGAAACGGGAACTGGATGCagtggagaaggagaaggaagaattCATCAGTGACTTCTCGAAAGAGGATTACGAGGATATTATAGGCGGGTGGAAGTCAAAGCTACTTAGGAGCTCAAGTGGTGAGCAGAAGTGGGGTTTGTTCATCGCCAAGAGAAACTGA
- a CDS encoding S-adenosyl-L-methionine-dependent methyltransferases superfamily protein (S-adenosyl-L-methionine-dependent methyltransferases superfamily protein; FUNCTIONS IN: methyltransferase activity, phosphoethanolamine N-methyltransferase activity; INVOLVED IN: metabolic process; EXPRESSED IN: guard cell; CONTAINS InterPro DOMAIN/s: Methyltransferase type 11 (InterPro:IPR013216); BEST Arabidopsis thaliana protein match is: S-adenosyl-L-methionine-dependent methyltransferases superfamily protein (TAIR:AT3G18000.1); Has 30201 Blast hits to 17322 proteins in 780 species: Archae - 12; Bacteria - 1396; Metazoa - 17338; Fungi - 3422; Plants - 5037; Viruses - 0; Other Eukaryotes - 2996 (source: NCBI BLink).) produces MASYGEEREIQKNYWKEHSVGLSVEAMMLDSKASDLDKEERPEILAFLPPIEGTTVLEFGAGIGRFTTELAQKAGQVIAVDFIESVIKKNENINGHYKNVKFLCADVTSPNMNFPNESMDLIFSNWLLMYLSDQEVEDLAKKMLQWTKVGGYIFFRESCFHQSGDNKRKYNPTHYREPKFYTKLFKECHMNDEDGNSYELSLVSCKCIGAYVRNKKNQNQICWLWQKVSSDNDRGFQRFLDNVQYKSSGILRYERVFGEGFVSTGGLETTKEFVDMLDLKPGQKVLDVGCGIGGGDFYMAENFDVDVVGIDLSVNMISFALEHAIGLKCSVEFEVADCTKKEYPDNTFDVIYSRDTILHIQDKPALFRRFYKWLKPGGKVLITDYCRSPKTPSPDFAIYIKKRGYDLHDVQAYGQMLRDAGFEEVIAEDRTDQFMKVLKRELDAVEKEKEEFISDFSKEDYEDIIGGWKSKLLRSSSGEQKWGLFIAKRN; encoded by the exons ATGGCTTCGTATG GCGAGGAGCGTGAAATCCAAAAGAATTACTGGAAAGAGCATTCAGTGGGATTGAGTGTTGAAGCTATGATGCTTGATTCCAAAGCTTCTGACCTCGACAAAGAAGAACGTCCTGAG ATACTTGCGTTTCTTCCACCTATTGAAGGGACAACAGTGCTAGAGTTTGGTGCTGGAATTGGTCGTTTTACTACTGAATTAGCTCAGAAGGCCGGCCAGGTCATTGCGGTTGACTTCATTGAAAGTGTTATCAAAAAG AATGAGAACATTAACGGTCACTACAAGAACGTCAAATTTCTGTGCGCTGATGTCACATCACCAAATATGAACTTTCCAAATGAGTCTATGGATCTGATATTCTCCAACTGGCTGCTAATGTATCTCTCTGATCAAGAG GTTGAAGATTTGGCGAAAAAGATGTTACAATGGACAAAGGTTGGCGGGTATATTTTCTTTCGGGAGTCTTGTTTCCATCAGTCTGGTGATAACAAGCGGAAGTACAACCCAACACACTACCGTGAACCTAAATTTTACACAAAG CTTTTCAAAGAATGCCATATGAATGACGAAGATGGGAATTCGTATGAACTCTCTTTGGTTAGCTGTAAATGCATTGGAGCTTAtgtgagaaacaaaaagaaccaGAACCAG ATATGCTGGCTTTGGCAGAAAGTCAGTTCGGATAATGATAGGGGCTTCCAACGCTTCTTGGACAATGTCCAGTATAAGTCTAGTGGTATCTTACGCTATGAGCGTGTCTTTGGAGAAGGGTTTGTTAGCACAGGGGGACTCG AGACAACAAAGGAATTCGTGGATATGCTGGATCTGAAACCTGGCCAAAAAGTTCTAGACGTTGGGTGCGGAATAGGAGGAGGGGACTTCTACATGGCTGAGAACTTTGACGTGGATGTTGTGGGCATTGATCTATCTGTAAACATGATCTCTTTTGCGCTTGAACACGCAATAGGACTCAAATGCTCTGTAGAATTCGAAGTAGCTGATTGCACCAAGAAGGAGTATCCTGATAACACCTTTGATGTTATTTATAGCAGAGACACCATTCTACATATCCAA GACAAGCCAGCATTGTTCAGAAGATTCTACAAATGGTTGAAGCCGGGAGGGAAAGTTCTCATCACTGATTACTGCAGAAGCCCCAAAACCCCATCTCCAGACTTTGCAATCTACATCAAGAAACGAGGTTATGATCTTCATGATGTACAAGCATACGGTCAG ATGCTGAGAGATGCTGGTTTCGAGGAGGTAATCGCGGAGGATAGAACCGATCAG TTCATGAAAGTCCTGAAACGGGAACTGGATGCagtggagaaggagaaggaagaattCATCAGTGACTTCTCGAAAGAGGATTACGAGGATATTATAGGCGGGTGGAAGTCAAAGCTACTTAGGAGCTCAAGTGGTGAGCAGAAGTGGGGTTTGTTCATCGCCAAGAGAAACTGA
- the LCR64 gene encoding low-molecular-weight cysteine-rich 64 (low-molecular-weight cysteine-rich 64 (LCR64); LOCATED IN: endomembrane system; BEST Arabidopsis thaliana protein match is: low-molecular-weight cysteine-rich 65 (TAIR:AT1G73607.1); Has 35333 Blast hits to 34131 proteins in 2444 species: Archae - 798; Bacteria - 22429; Metazoa - 974; Fungi - 991; Plants - 531; Viruses - 0; Other Eukaryotes - 9610 (source: NCBI BLink).): MAKATSSLVVPIIFLVIFALVEQNMGCNDYIVGDVCVHCRERCLRYYPVTRKAECYRNHCLCIGPCPDDRPHKRFQMLNSSKNVKAQILS; the protein is encoded by the exons atggccaAGGCAACTTCTTCACTTGTCGTCCCCATCATCTTTCTTGTGATATTTGCTTTAG TTGAGCAGAATATGGGATGTAATGATTATATTGTTGGCGATGTGTGCGTTCATTGTCGAGAAAGATGCCTCAGATATTATCCAGTTACAAGAAAAGCCGAGTGTTACAGGAATCATTGTCTTTGCATCGGCCCTTGTCCGGATGATAGGCCTCATAAGCGATTCCAAATGTTAAACTCttccaaaaatgtaaaagcacAAATCCTAAGTTGA
- the LCR65 gene encoding low-molecular-weight cysteine-rich 65 (low-molecular-weight cysteine-rich 65 (LCR65); LOCATED IN: endomembrane system; BEST Arabidopsis thaliana protein match is: Defensin-like (DEFL) family protein (TAIR:AT1G49715.1); Has 35333 Blast hits to 34131 proteins in 2444 species: Archae - 798; Bacteria - 22429; Metazoa - 974; Fungi - 991; Plants - 531; Viruses - 0; Other Eukaryotes - 9610 (source: NCBI BLink).): MAKATSSLVVPIIFLVIFALVEQNTGCFDYDVYQPCDHCRERCLKYYPVTRKAICRKNHCVCIGPCPDDKAIPDVKLFKNVKEQILS; the protein is encoded by the exons atggccAAGGCAACTTCTTCACTTGTCGTCCCCATCATCTTTCTTGTGATATTTGCTTTAG tTGAGCAGAATACGGGATGTTTTGATTATGATGTTTACCAACCGTGCGATCATTGTCGAGAAAGATGCCTCAAATATTATCCAGTTACAAGAAAGGCCATTTGTCGGAAAAATCATTGTGTTTGCATTGGCCCTTGTCCGGATGATAAAGCGATTCCAGATGTTAAACTcttcaaaaatgtaaaagaacaaATCCTAAGTTGA
- a CDS encoding GDSL-like Lipase/Acylhydrolase superfamily protein (GDSL-like Lipase/Acylhydrolase superfamily protein; FUNCTIONS IN: lipase activity, hydrolase activity, acting on ester bonds, carboxylesterase activity; INVOLVED IN: lipid metabolic process; LOCATED IN: endomembrane system; EXPRESSED IN: central cell, embryo, sperm cell; EXPRESSED DURING: C globular stage; CONTAINS InterPro DOMAIN/s: Lipase, GDSL, active site (InterPro:IPR008265), Lipase, GDSL (InterPro:IPR001087); BEST Arabidopsis thaliana protein match is: GDSL-like Lipase/Acylhydrolase superfamily protein (TAIR:AT1G23500.1); Has 3571 Blast hits to 3532 proteins in 278 species: Archae - 0; Bacteria - 473; Metazoa - 0; Fungi - 31; Plants - 3046; Viruses - 0; Other Eukaryotes - 21 (source: NCBI BLink).), producing MNCLMFFKMLLAFSFISLFYVGNAQQSYGNSTVSALFAFGDSILDTGNNNLLLSVSKVNFYPYGRDFIGGRATGRFGNGRVFSDIIAEGLGLKNLLPAYRDPYLWNNDLTTGVCFASGGSGLDPITARTTGSIWVSDQVTDFQNYITRLNGVVGNQEQANAVISNAVYLISAGNNDIAITYFTTGARRLQYTLPAYNDQLVSWTRDLIKSLYDMGARKFAVMGTLPLGCLPGARALTRACELFVNQGAAMFNQQLSADIDNLGATFPGAKFVYVDMYNPLLGLIINPQASGFIDVADACCCTPTHLIPCLDASRYVFWDVAHPTQKSYETIAPQIIENIKAKLA from the exons atgaattgcCTCATGTTCTTCAAAATGCTATTAGCATTCTCTTTCATTAGTCTATTTTATGTTGGTAATGCACAACAATCATATGGCAATTCAACGGTTTCGGCACTTTTCGCTTTTGGAGACTCAATACTTGACACAGGCAACAATAATCTTCTTTTAAGTGTTTCTAAAGTCAATTTTTATCCATACGGTAGAGACTTTATAGGTGGAAGAGCTACTGGGAGATTTGGAAATGGGAGAGTTTTTTCTGATATAAttg CTGAGGGTTTGGGATTGAAGAATCTCTTACCAGCATATCGTGATCCATACCTCTGGAACAATGATCTAACGACTGGTGTTTGTTTCGCATCTGGTGGATCTGGACTTGATCCAATCACTGCAAGAACAACA GGAAGTATATGGGTGTCAGACCAGGTCACAGACTTCCAAAACTACATCACCAGACTAAATGGTGTAGTaggaaatcaagaacaagcaaaTGCAGTTATATCAAATGCTGTTTACCTAATCTCCGCAGGAAATAATGATATTGCTATCACTTATTTTACTACGGGGGCTAGAAGATTACAATACACTCTTCCAGCCTACAATGATCAATTGGTCTCTTGGACTCGTGATCTCATAAAG AGTTTATATGATATGGGTGCAAGAAAATTTGCCGTTATGGGAACATTACCGCTAGGTTGTTTACCAGGAGCAAGAGCCTTAACGAGAGCATGTGAATTATTTGTAAATCAAGGAGCTGCTATGTTCAACCAACAATTATCTGCCGACATTGACAATCTTGGTGCAACATTTCCGGGTGCCAAATTCGTGTACGTAGATATGTACAATCCTCTTTTGGGTCTCATCATTAACCCTCAAGCTTCAG GGTTCATTGATGTAGCTGATGCGTGTTGTTGTACGCCAACGCACTTAATACCGTGCTTGGATGCGTCTCGTTACGTGTTTTGGGATGTAGCCCATCCGACCCAGAAGTCATACGAAACCATCGCTCCACAGATTATTGAAAATATCAAAGCAAAGCTCGCATGA
- a CDS encoding Pathogenesis-related thaumatin superfamily protein (Pathogenesis-related thaumatin superfamily protein; INVOLVED IN: response to other organism; LOCATED IN: membrane; EXPRESSED IN: 17 plant structures; EXPRESSED DURING: 9 growth stages; CONTAINS InterPro DOMAIN/s: Thaumatin, conserved site (InterPro:IPR017949), Thaumatin, pathogenesis-related (InterPro:IPR001938); BEST Arabidopsis thaliana protein match is: Pathogenesis-related thaumatin superfamily protein (TAIR:AT1G18250.1); Has 1554 Blast hits to 1550 proteins in 171 species: Archae - 0; Bacteria - 25; Metazoa - 54; Fungi - 76; Plants - 1392; Viruses - 0; Other Eukaryotes - 7 (source: NCBI BLink).), whose product MTNEKCEVALPLKLKSEKPSMASSSSLFLLPLLLLVSQASASTVIFYNKCTYTVWPGIQPSSGQSLLAGGGFKLSPNRAYTLQLPPLWSGRFWGRHGCSFDRSGRGRCATGDCGGSFLCNGAGGVPPATLAEITLGHDMDFYDVSLVDGYNLAMSIMPVKGTGKCTYAGCVSDLNRMCPVGLQVRSRDGTQVVACKSACSAFNSPRYCCTGLFGNPQSCKPTAYSKIFKVACPKAYSYAYDDPTSIATCSKANYVVTFCPHRGR is encoded by the exons ATGACCAATGAGAAATGTGAAGTTGCTCTTCCACTAAAGTTGAAATCAGAAAAACCATCAAtggcttcttcatcatctctctttctcctccctctccttcttcttgtctCCCAAGCTTCAG CTTCAACGGTTATATTTTACAACAAGTGCACGTACACTGTCTGGCCTGGGATCCAACCTAGCTCCGGTCAGTCATTACTCGCCGGCGGCGGATTTAAACTGTCGCCGAACAGAGCTTACACTCTCCAACTTCCACCGCTCTGGTCCGGTCGCTTCTGGGGCCGCCACGGTTGCTCCTTTGACAGATCTGGCCGTGGTCGCTGCGCCACCGGAGACTGTGGTGGTTCTTTCCTCTGTAACGGAGCTGGCGGTGTACCTCCGGCTACTCTTGCCGAGATCACCCTCGGTCATGACATGGACTTTTATGACGTCAGCCTCGTTGATGG ATATAACTTGGCGATGTCGATAATGCCGGTGAAGGGTACGGGAAAGTGTACCTACGCTGGTTGCGTAAGCGACCTGAACCGGATGTGCCCGGTTGGTCTACAAGTCCGTTCACGTGACGGGACACAGGTAGTAGCCTGTAAAAGCGCATGCTCTGCGTTTAACTCACCACGCTATTGCTGTACCGGCTTGTTCGGTAACCCACAGTCATGCAAGCCAACGGCTTACTCTAAGATCTTCAAGGTAGCTTGCCCTAAGGCTTACTCATACGCCTACGATGACCCAACTAGCATTGCGACATGTTCTAAAGCTAATTATGTCGTCACTTTTTGCCCTCACCGCGGCCGTTGA